CATCAGTTCGAAGATCGTGTGCAGCGCGATCGTCTCGGACATCACGGGCACGCCGGACAGGCCCAGGCGCGACGCCAGCGGGCCGCTGTGGGCGATGCCGCCGCGGCCGATGTGCGGGTCCTGCGGACGCAGCCAGACGGTGTAGCCGAACGTCTTCGCGTACTGCATGGCGCGCAGCAGCACGGTCGTGTCCTCGATCGGTTCCTCGGCCTGGGCGAAGCCGATGCAGCCGGCTTCCGTGAGCTCGGCCATCTCCGTCAGCGCTTTCCCTTTGAGGCCGACGGTCAGCGCGCCGAGCGGATGCACGTGGGCCTGGTTCAGCAGGCGCGCGCGGTGCTTGAGCATTTCGACGAGGCCCGGCTCGTCCAGCACGGGGTCGGTGTCGGGCGGGCAGACGAGCGTCGTCACGCCGCCCTGCACGGCCGCCTGCATTTCCGATTCCAGCGTGGCCTTGTATTCGTAGCCCGGCTCGCGCAGGCGCGCGGAGAGGTCCACGAGGCCCGGCGCGACGACGAGTCCCGCGGCATCGAATGTGCGCGCGGCCGTGAAGCCGGCGGGCGCGCTGCCGATGGCGGCGACTTTGCCGTCGGCGATGAAGAGGTCCTGGACGGCGTCGATGCCGCCCGCCGGGTCGATCAGGCGCCCGTTCTTGATATGCAAATTCGTCATGCGTGACTTCCAGCCAAAATACTCATAACCGCCATGCGAACGGCGATACCGAAGGTGACCTGCGGGAGGATCACGGCCTGGGCGCCGTCCGCCACGGCCGAGTCGATCTCCACGCCGCGGTTCATCGGGCCCGGGTGCATCACGATGGCGTCCGGCTTGGCGAGCGCCAGGCGCTCGGGCGTCAGGCCGTAGCTCTTGAAGTACTCGCCGGCCGACGGCAGCAGCGCGCCCGACATGCGCTCGTTCTGCAGGCGCAGCATGATGATGACGTCGACGTCCTTCAGGCCTTCATCGATGTTCGTGAAGACGCGCACGCCCATCTGCTCCAGGCCGCCCGGCAGCAGCGTGTGCGGGCCGATGGCGCGCACTTCCGGCACGCCCAGCGTGGTCAGCGCGTGGATGTCCGAGCGCGCCACGCGGCTGTGCAGGATGTCGCCGACGATGGCCACGCGCAGGTTCGTGAAATCCTTCTTGTAGTGACGGATCGTGTACATGTCGAGCAGGCCCTGCGTCGGGTGCGCGTGGCGGCCGTCGCCCGCGTTCACCACGTGCACGTGGTTCTGCTTCGTGTCGTTCAGGTGCTTGGCGATCAGGTACGGCGCGCCCGACTGCGCGTGGCGCACGACGAACATGTCGGCGTGCATGGCCGACAGGTTGTCGATCGTGTCCAGCAGCGACTCGCCCTTGCTCGTCGAGGACGCGGCGATGTTCAGGTTGATGACGTCGGCCGACAGGCGCTTCGACGCGATCTCGAACGTCGTGCGCGTGCGCGTCGAGTTTTCGAAGAACAGGTTGAAGACGCTTTTCCCGCGCATCAGCGGCACCTTCTTGACCTCGCGGTCGGAGATGCTCACGAAGCTCGAGGCGGTGTCGAGGATGTGATTGATGATGGCCTTGGGCAGCCCCTCGATGGTGAGGAGGTGCTGCAGCTCGCCGTTCTTGTTCAGTTGCGGGTTATGCATTGTCGTCTTCGATCTTGAGCGAAAGTTGGCCGGATGCGTCGCGCGACAGCGCGAGCGAGCGGCCCGGCGCCAGCCGCGCGTAGGCGCCCACGAAATCGGCGGCCACCGGGAGTTCGCGGCCGCCGCGGTCCGCCAGCGCGGCCAGCATGATACGCTGCGGGCGGCCAAAGTCGAACAGCACGTTGATCGCCGCGCGCACCGTGCGGCCGGTGTACAACACGTCGTCGACGAGCACGATGGTCGCGCCGTCGACGTTGAATTCGATCCGGGTCGGCTTCACGTCCGGATGCAGGCCCTTGCGGGCGTAATCGTCGCGGTAGAACGAGACGTCGATGAAGCCCAGGCGCGCCTGCAGGCCCAGGTCGGCGGCAAGCCGCTCGGCCAGCCACGCGCCGCCCGAGTGGATGCCGACGATGGCGGCATCCGGCACGTCGGACAAACCGGCGCGCACCTGCGCGAGCAGGTCGCGGTACAGGGCTTCCGCGTCGAAGCCTGCTGGTTCCGAGTCGTTAATATGAGTTGGCATGATCGTCAAAGTATTGTTGCAAAATGATGGCGGCGGCCTTGGCGTCGATGATCTCGCCCCGCTTGGCGGTAATGACGGCCGACGAATAGCGTTCGTCGACGAGTTCCACGGGCAGGTTGAACCGGCCGTTCAGCTGATTGGCGAAGCGGCGCGCGCGCAGGGTCATCTCGTGCTCCGCGCCGTCCGGATGGCGCGGCTCGCCCACGACGAGGCGCGCGGGGCGCCATTGTTCGATCAGGTCGCCGATGACCTTGAAGCGGGTCGCATTGTCGACCGCCTTGATGACGGACAGCGGCTGCGCCTGTCCCGTCAATGTATTCCCCATGGCGATGCCGATGCGCTTGATGCCGAAGTCGAAGCCCAGAACGATGTCGACCATTACCTGCGCCGACTCCGGACAAATACGCATCCAGGAACCCATTCCAGTAGGGTGGGCACGCCGTGCCCACGCGCGACGTTTGCGTCATGCTGGCGCTCGCGCGGGCACAGGGGTGCCCACCCTACCAGTGTGCAACCGTCAGGCATGACCGGCCTCCGATGCGAGCATCAGCGGGTCGATGCCCAGCAGCTTGATGGCGGCGTTGTAGCGCTCCTCGATCGGCAGGTCGAACAGCACGTGCGCGTCGGCACCCACCGTGAGCCAGCCGTTGCGGGCGATTTCCTCTTCGAGCTGGCCCGGGCTCCAGCCGGCATAGCCGATGGAGACGAGCATGCGGCGCGGGCCGGAGCCGTTGGCGACGGCTTCCAGCACGTCGATCGACGTGGTGAACGCGACGTCGTCGGTGACGCTCAGCGACGAGGAATAGCGGCCGCCCGGCGAATGCAGCACGAAGCCGCGGTCGTCCTGGACGGGGCCGCCGAACATGATCGGTTCGTTGACGACGCTCGGACGCAGGCCTTCGGCCACTTTCAGGTCGATGCGGTCGAACAGCACGTCCATGGTCATGTCCGTCGGCTTGTTGATGACGACGCCGAGCACGCCTTTGTCGTTGTGTTCACAGATATACACGACGGCGCCGCCGAAGATCGGGTCATTCATCGACGGCATGGCAATCAGGAAATGATTAGCCAGGTTCAGCTGTGAGGCAGATGCGCCCGCCGTGCCCATATGAAGGGTGTCTTCCTGGGGCATCCCGGGCATGGTTAGAGGCTTGCCGACCTTACTTTTTTTCATGCTCATACTCTCTGTTGGCTCACTCTCTGGGGTTACCGCGGCATTTCTAGGCTGAAAAGCTGGACTTTTCGCTAGTTTACACCGAATTGCCCGACCAGCCATGGAAGCCGCCCGGCCGGGCCAACCCTGAGAGATGGTAGACAGTAAAATTCTGGACCGCATTGACTCCGCACACAGAAGATGACTTTAAGAAACTCCCTGGTCTGGTTCCGGCGCGATTTGCGTGTGGACGACCATGCCGCGCTGCATCATGCTCTGCTCTCCTCACGCCGTGTGTTCGGCGTGTTCGTGTTCGATACCGACATCCTGGCCGGCCTGCCGGCCGACGACCGGCGCGTTCAATTTCTGGTGGACAGCGCG
This genomic stretch from Massilia putida harbors:
- a CDS encoding dihydroorotase — encoded protein: MTNLHIKNGRLIDPAGGIDAVQDLFIADGKVAAIGSAPAGFTAARTFDAAGLVVAPGLVDLSARLREPGYEYKATLESEMQAAVQGGVTTLVCPPDTDPVLDEPGLVEMLKHRARLLNQAHVHPLGALTVGLKGKALTEMAELTEAGCIGFAQAEEPIEDTTVLLRAMQYAKTFGYTVWLRPQDPHIGRGGIAHSGPLASRLGLSGVPVMSETIALHTIFELMRASGARVHLCRISSAAALDLIRAAKKEGLPVTCDVGVHHLHMTDADIGFFDSNARLTPPLRSQRDRDAIRAAVLDGTVDAVCSDHTPVDDDEKLLPFAEASPGATGLELLLSLMLKWAAEQGNDGKALSTALAKITSDPARMAGLSAGTLAKGASADVVLFDPGARWTVNAAALASQGKHTPFLGYELTGQVKATIVAGHVAFER
- a CDS encoding aspartate carbamoyltransferase catalytic subunit; amino-acid sequence: MHNPQLNKNGELQHLLTIEGLPKAIINHILDTASSFVSISDREVKKVPLMRGKSVFNLFFENSTRTRTTFEIASKRLSADVINLNIAASSTSKGESLLDTIDNLSAMHADMFVVRHAQSGAPYLIAKHLNDTKQNHVHVVNAGDGRHAHPTQGLLDMYTIRHYKKDFTNLRVAIVGDILHSRVARSDIHALTTLGVPEVRAIGPHTLLPGGLEQMGVRVFTNIDEGLKDVDVIIMLRLQNERMSGALLPSAGEYFKSYGLTPERLALAKPDAIVMHPGPMNRGVEIDSAVADGAQAVILPQVTFGIAVRMAVMSILAGSHA
- a CDS encoding YqgE/AlgH family protein, giving the protein MKKSKVGKPLTMPGMPQEDTLHMGTAGASASQLNLANHFLIAMPSMNDPIFGGAVVYICEHNDKGVLGVVINKPTDMTMDVLFDRIDLKVAEGLRPSVVNEPIMFGGPVQDDRGFVLHSPGGRYSSSLSVTDDVAFTTSIDVLEAVANGSGPRRMLVSIGYAGWSPGQLEEEIARNGWLTVGADAHVLFDLPIEERYNAAIKLLGIDPLMLASEAGHA
- the ruvX gene encoding Holliday junction resolvase RuvX — encoded protein: MVDIVLGFDFGIKRIGIAMGNTLTGQAQPLSVIKAVDNATRFKVIGDLIEQWRPARLVVGEPRHPDGAEHEMTLRARRFANQLNGRFNLPVELVDERYSSAVITAKRGEIIDAKAAAIILQQYFDDHANSY
- the pyrR gene encoding bifunctional pyr operon transcriptional regulator/uracil phosphoribosyltransferase PyrR, whose amino-acid sequence is MPTHINDSEPAGFDAEALYRDLLAQVRAGLSDVPDAAIVGIHSGGAWLAERLAADLGLQARLGFIDVSFYRDDYARKGLHPDVKPTRIEFNVDGATIVLVDDVLYTGRTVRAAINVLFDFGRPQRIMLAALADRGGRELPVAADFVGAYARLAPGRSLALSRDASGQLSLKIEDDNA